A genomic region of Glycine max cultivar Williams 82 chromosome 15, Glycine_max_v4.0, whole genome shotgun sequence contains the following coding sequences:
- the LOC100813502 gene encoding uncharacterized protein LOC100813502, producing the protein MANAAEDFSQFGISKEEKDKLVGELIRYMLFKTHQNSGCPIKREELTQLVTKNYHQRNLPTFVINEAKEKLSFVFGYEMRELQRAHPSSKAQTRSSQQSVADSKSYILISQLPPNVYEKYVVDVNTAHLSGFTFVIISIVYLAGGKIPEENLWSQMRRMGLGETEASHPVLGNVKQALELLVQQRYLQKDKVNGPEGNTVYYELAERALDGPMNDRVKEYISQIVQDNTSVGAA; encoded by the exons ATGGCAAATGCTGCAGAAGATTTCTCCCAATTCGGGATTTCAAAGGAG gAAAAGGATAAGCTTGTTGGGGAATTGATTAGGTACATGCTTTTCAAAACCCATCAAAATTCAGGGTGCCCCATTAAGAGAGAGGAACTCACTCAACTTGTTACGAAGAACTATCATCAGCGTAACCTTCCTACCTTTGTGATCAATGAGGCTAAGGAGAAGCTTTCCTTTGTATTTGGCTATGAAATGAGGGAGCTTCAAAGGGCCCACCCTTCTTCCAAAGCCCAGACACGGTCCTCCCAACAAA GTGTTGCGGATTCGAAATCATATATTCTCATAAGTCAACTTCCTCCTAatgtatatgaaaaatatgttgtGGATGTTAATACTGCGCATCTATCCGGATTCACTTTTGTGATAATTAGTATTGTATATCTTGCTGGTGGCAAAATTCCAGAAG AAAATCTATGGAGCCAAATGAGGAGGATGGGTTTGGGTGAAACTGAGGCAAGTCATCCAGTCCTTGGAAATGTTAAGCAAGCATTGGAACTTCTTGTTCAGCAAAG gTATTTACAGAAAGACAAAGTTAATGGTCCTGAAGGCAATACCGTATATTATGAGCTTGCCGAGAGAGCTTTAGATGGACCCATGAACGACAGGGTTAAGGAATATATCTCTCAG